The following are encoded together in the Lathyrus oleraceus cultivar Zhongwan6 chromosome 3, CAAS_Psat_ZW6_1.0, whole genome shotgun sequence genome:
- the LOC127126510 gene encoding probable protein S-acyltransferase 4, with product MIRNGSQQFGSPPSGVGAHDMKPRRLYQVWRGGNKFLCGGRLVFGPDVASLFLTSFLIAAPAITFCVKMYLKAKNENASSGHVFWCPVVIVGLTLTILDFLFLLLTSARDPGIIPRNSTPPECDETFNIPTPSMEWINGSTPHLKLPRTKDVMVNGYTVKVKFCDTCLLYRPPRTSHCSICNNCVQRFDHHCPWVGQCIGRRNYRHFFMFITTSTFLCLYVFVFSWVNLSKTRNNVWDAISHDYVSDFLIIYCFIAVWFVGGLTAFHFYLICTNQTTYENFRYQYDKKGNPYNRGSVRNIGETLCSSIPASKNNFRSFVQQDEHMTTGSLTPNIVDEILTPKEKLDVEMGSMRADDGGFPIPELLRNFDFDNFEDDLKFGDDEERRASYDPFYSVDENVKDSARTSVATVLNFHSITVEDATEESLHSCNADFEVRESAKRPVTVDEINATKETDHRNDSC from the exons ATGATTAGGAATGGAAGTCAGCAATTTGGGTCTCCTCCTTCTGGAGTTGGGGCCCATGATATGAAACCGAGGAGGCTCTATCAAGTTTGGAGAGGAGGCAAT AAGTTTCTCTGTGGTGGGAGACTGGTTTTTGGTCCTGATGTAGCTTCCTTGTTCCTTACATCGTTCCTAATTGCTGCACCTGCGATTACATTTTGTGTCAAGATGTATCTTAAAGCCAAGAATGAGAATGCAAGTAGTGGTCATGTTTTTTGGTGTCCCGTAGTGATTGTCGGTCTAACTCTCACTATTCTG GATTTCCTATTCCTCCTCTTGACTTCCGCGAGAGATCCTGGAATTATTCCTAGAAACTCAACACCTCCAGAATGCGACGAAACATTTAATATACCTACTCCTTCCATGGAGTGGATTAATGGTTCAACCCCTCATTTGAAACTACCTCGAACTAAAGATGTAATGGTTAATGGTTACACGGTGAAAGTGAAGTTTTGTGATACATGCTTGCTTTATCGACCCCCTCGTACTTCTCATTGTTCTATATGCAACAACTGTGTCCAGAGATTTGATCATCATTGTCCCTGGGTTGGCCAGTGCATCGGAAGA CGAAACTATCGGCACTTCTTCATGTTTATTACAACATCAACCTTTTTGTGCCTATATGTCTTTGTGTTCTCTTGGGTCAATCTTTCCAAGACCAGGAACAATGTTTGGGACGCAATCTCACATGATTATGTATCGGATTTTCTCATTATATATTGCTTCATTGCTGTCTGGTTTGTCGGGGGCCTCACAGCTTTCCATTTCTATCTCATTTGTACAAATCAG ACAACTTATGAAAACTTCCGGTACCAATATGATAAAAAGGGGAATCCATACAACAGGGGATCAGTGAGAAATATTGGAGAAACACTCTGTTCCAGTATTCCCGCTTCAAAGAATAATTTCCGATCATTTGTACAGCAAGATGAACATATGACAACTGGTTCATTGACTCCGAATATTGTGGACGAAATTTTGACACCAAAGGAGAAACTTGATGTTGAAATGGGATCAATGCGTGCAGATGATGGTGGTTTTCCGATTCCCGAACTTCTGCGGAATTTTGATTTTGATAATTTTGAGGATGACCTGAAGTTTGGAGATGATGAGGAGCGACGAGCCTCGTATGATCCATTCTACAGTGTCGATGAAAACGTAAAGGACTCAGCTCGAACATCTGTTGCCACAGTTTTGAATTTCCACAGCATCACAGTTGAAGATGCAACTGAAGAGTCTCTTCATAGCTGCAATGCTGATTTCGAAGTCAGAGAATCTGCTAAAAGGCCCGTCACTGTTGATGAAATAAATGCAACTAAAGAAACTGATCACAGAAATGACTCATGTTAA